The following proteins come from a genomic window of Sesamum indicum cultivar Zhongzhi No. 13 linkage group LG10, S_indicum_v1.0, whole genome shotgun sequence:
- the LOC105172554 gene encoding serine/threonine-protein kinase SRK2A-like, producing the protein MDKYELVKDIGSGNFGVARLMRNKETKELVAMKYIERGHKIDENVAREIINHRSLRHPNIIRFKEVVLTPTHLAIVMEYAAGGELFERICNAGRFSEDEARYFFQQLISGVNYCHSMQICHRDLKLENTLLDGSPAPRLKICDFGYSKSSLLHSRPKSTVGTPAYIAPEVLSRREYDGKLADVWSCGVTLYVMLVGAYPFEDQEDPRNFRRTIQRIMAVQYKIPDYVHISQDCRHLLSRIFVANPARRITIKDIKTHPWFLKNLPRELTDAAQATYYRRENPTYSLQTVEEIMKIVEEAKTPAPVSRSVGGFGWGGEEEEDKEEDVEEEEVEEEDEDEYEKQVKAAHASGEVRLT; encoded by the exons atggataaatacgAACTTGTCAAGGATATAGGCTCTGGAAATTTTGGTGTGGCAAGGCTCATGAGAAACAAGGAGACTAAAGAGCTTGTGGCGATGAAATACATTGAAAGAGGACATAAG ATTGATGAGAATGTGGCGCGAGAGATCATAAATCATAGATCACTTCGGCATCCTAACATAATTAGATTCAAAGAG GTGGTTTTGACGCCCACTCATCTGGCCATCGTTATGGAATATGCTGCAGGTGGAGAACTGTTTGAGAGGATCTGCAATGCTGGAAGATTTAGTGAAGATGAG GCCAGGTACTTTTTCCAGCAGCTTATTTCTGGAGTCAATTACTGCCACTCCATG CAAATATGCCATCGTGATTTGAAGCTGGAGAACACCCTTCTGGATGGAAGCCCTGCTCCACGCCTGAAAATATGTGATTTTGGTTACTCAAAG TCATCTCTGCTTCATTCAAGGCCCAAATCAACTGTTGGCACACCTGCTTATATAGCTCCAGAGGTTCTATCTAGAAGAGAATATGACGGGAAG TTGGCTGATGTATGGTCGTGTGGCGTGACACTTTATGTTATGCTGGTTGGAGCATATCCCTTTGAAGATCAAGAAGATCCAAGGAACTTCAGGAGAACCATCCAA AGGATAATGGCTGTCCAGTACAAGATCCCTGACTATGTCCACATATCTCAAGATTGTAGGCACCTCCTTTCTCGCATTTTTGTCGCCAATCCAGCTAGG AGAATTACTATCAAAGATATCAAGACACACCCATGGTTTCTGAAGAATTTACCAAGGGAATTAACAGATGCAGCTCAGGCTACATACTACCGTAGAGAAAATCCCACCTATTCCCTTCAAACTGTCGAGGAGATCATGAAAATTGTGGAGGAGGCCAAAACACCTGCTCCTGTGTCCCGCTCAGTTGGTGGTTTTGGGTGGGGAGGCGAAGAGGAGGAGGATAAAGAGGAAGATGTAGAAGAAGAGGAGgtggaggaagaagatgaagacgAGTACGAGAAGCAAGTGAAGGCCGCTCATGCAAGTGGGGAGGTACGTCTCACTTGA
- the LOC105172555 gene encoding uncharacterized protein LOC105172555, which translates to MESAERGRPVGGIAMEFPASDGVLSCSPPTIPTWLRRRLSETKTPPPSTIEEIEAKLREADLRRQKFYENLSSKARPKPRSPSRSSSHEDDLGQRLEAKLLAAEEKRLSMLANAQMRLAKLDELRQAAKTQVEMRFKKERAELGTKVEMRVRQAEANRLLILRAYRQRRATLKERTSQSLMRRSARESKYKERVRAAMCQKRAAAERKRLGLLEAEKRKARARVLQVQKVASSISHQREIERSEMKNKLEDRLQRARRKRAEYLKQRGRPYNAVLNSLHTMHEQADILARKIARCWKKFTMLKKTTVTLVKAYNDLNINEKSVKSLPFEQFALLIQSTDTLHTTKALLDRLEIRYRLSQCIPNPSAWNDIDHLLKRVASPKRKEVPRKAVFNREEKKTLPSRHVGRNLPLSRYQVRVVLCAYMILGHPDAVISGQGEREAALVKSAVKFVKEFDLLIKIILNGPLEVSDEESGHVMMRRTFRAQLAAFDSAWCSFLNSFVVWKAKDARSLEEDLVRAACRLELSMIQTCKMTPDGDSGPLSHDMKAIQKQVSEDQKLLREKVLHLGGGAGIERMETALSDTRKKFFNAKENGSPITPLSTLILSPSPASSSSFGSSVKASNASVSSQKQSSVVRSLFREHADPKEVSSPVSSSSISRFSGESLDMENVRIVNEYVHGERLAFADSFSSAGGYQSNIMAKVKETMEKAFWDGIIESVRQDEPNYSHVVGLMSEVRDGICALAPASWRQEIIEAIDLEILTQVLNSGKLDINFLGRILEYALTTLRKLSAPAYEDELKKKHQQFMKDLAETCWASGSSENSQVIALIKGLRFVLEQIQELKQEVSKARIRILEPFLNGPEALYFLGKAFTNRYGHPSNALTALPSTAKWLSSVRGGKDEEWNEHKCLLSELTRRQENSSSFLPTTTLRTGGSSLVKMNGNQVDVSSTSSATTFIETIDPHLECKGEEIDLLVRLGLLKLVNKIAGLTEGELPETMSLNLFRLRGVQSQVQKIVVIATSVLVLRQTLLSQRIVTSQAQMDTILSSSVKQLSECLDSAADAGIKDIVEMLTPEDDKSVDTKLHPMKELMARMLSKSLQEDDAVFTRVSRAVYLALRGIVLGGTGKQGRELAETALQKVGASLLVDEVVKAATVLVVTAKVSVIVHGPWYANLTKD; encoded by the exons ATGGAGTCGGCTGAGAGGGGGAGGCCTGTGGGGGGAATTGCCATGGAGTTTCCGGCGAGCGACGGGGTTTTGTCCTGCTCGCCGCCGACTATCCCGACGTGGCTCCGGAGGAGGCTTTCGGAGACGAAGACGCCACCGCCTTCTACAATTGAAGAAATCGAAGCCAAGCTTCGTGAGGCTGATCTTCGACGTCAA AAATTCTATGAGAATTTATCAAGCAAGGCTAGGCCGAAGCCCAGAAGCCCTTCACGATCTTCATCTCATGAAGATGATCTTGGACAGCGCTTGGAGGCTAAGCTCCTAGCTGCTGAAGAGAAGAG GTTGAGTATGCTGGCTAATGCTCAGATGCGGCTGGCTAAGCTTGATGAGTTGCGGCAGGCTGCTAAGACACAGGTGGAAATGCGCTTCAAAAAGGAACGTGCTGAGTTAGGTACGAAGGTTGAAATGCGAGTTCGGCAAGCAGAGGCCAACAGACTGCTTATTCTTCGGGCTTATCGGCAAAGGAGGGCCACTCTGAAGGAGAGGACCTCTCAGTCATTAATGCGACGATCCGCTCGAGAGAGTAAGTACAAAGAGCGGGTGCGTGCTGCAATGTGCCAGAAGCGTGCAGCTGCTGAGAGAAAGCGACTGGGATTACTAGAAGCAGAGAAGAGGAAGGCACGTGCTAGGGTCTTACAGGTGCAAAAAGTAGCCAGCTCTATCTCTCACCAGAGAGAGATTGAGCGAagtgaaatgaaaaacaagCTAGAAGACAGACTGCAACGG GCGAGGAGAAAGAGAGCAGAGTATTTGAAGCAGAGAGGAAGACCATATAACGCTGTCCTTAATAGCTTGCACACCATGCATGAGCAGGCTGATATACTTGCCAGAAAAATAGCAAG GTGCTGGAAGAAGTTCACAATGCTGAAGAAAACGACTGTGACTCTAGTCAAAGCGTATAATGACTTGAATATTAATGAGAAATCAGTGAAGTCACTGCCATTTGAGCAGTTTGCACTTCTTATTCAGTCAACTGATACACTTCATACTACTAAGGCTTTGCTCGATCGGCTTGAAATTCGCTACAGATTATCTCAATGTATTCCTAATCCTTCCGCTTGGAATGACATTGACCATCTCCTCAAGCGAGTAGCCTCTCCGAAAAGGAAGGAAGTACCTAGGAAAGCCGTCTTCAacagagaagagaaaaagacaTTACCCAGCAGACATGTCGGTAGAAATCTTCCTCTATCAAGGTACCAAGTGAGagttgttctctgtgcttaCATGATACTGGGTCATCCAGATGCTGTAATTAGTGGCCAAGGAGAGCGCGAGGCGGCTTTGGTAAAATCTGCTGTGAAATTTGTGAAGGAGTTCGATTTGCTGATTAAGATAATACTAAATGGGCCCTTGGAAGTTTCGGATGAGGAATCTGGCCATGTAATGATGCGTCGGACCTTCAGGGCTCAGCTTGCAGCATTTGATTCTGCCTGGTGCTCCTTCTTGAATAGCTTTGTGGTGTGGAAGGCTAAGGATGCTAGGTCATTAGAGGAGGATTTGGTTAGAGCTGCTTGTCGTCTGGAGCTTTCTATGATTCAGACCTGCAAGATGACTCCTGATGGGGACAGTGGTCCTCTCTCACATGATATGAAAGCTATCCAGAAACAG GTATCTGAGGATCAGAAACTCTTAAGAGAGAAAGTACTACACCTTGGTGGAGGTGCTGGTATTGAGCGTATGGAAACTGCACTTTCTGACACACggaagaaattttttaatgcaaAGGAGAACGGGAGCCCAATAACTCCGTTGTCTACACTTATCCTATCCCCAAGTCCagcttcctcttcttcttttggtAGCTCAGTTAAAGCGAGTAATGCATCTGTGAGCTCTCAAAAGCAAAGCTCAGTGGTGCGATCTTTATTCAGGGAACATGCTGACCCTAAGGAAGTTAGTTCCCCTGTGTCAAGCTCTAGCATTTCCCGATTCTCTGGTGAGAGTTTGGACATGGAGAATGTGAGGATTGTCAATGAATATGTTCACGGGGAGCGCCTTGCTTTTGCTGATAGCTTCAGTTCAGCTGGTGGATATCAAAGCAACATCATG GCAAAGGTAAAAGAGACGATGGAAAAAGCATTTTGGGATGGCATCATTGAATCTGTGAGACAGGATGAACCTAACTACAGTCATGTTGTGGGATTGATGAGCGAGGTGAGGGATGGAATTTGTGCATTGGCCCCAGCGAGCTGGAGACAAGAAATTATTGAAGCTATTGACCTGGAAATTCTCACTCAG GTGCTGAACTCGGGAAAATTagacatcaattttcttgggAGGATTCTCGAATATGCATTGACCACTCTGCGGAAGCTGTCCGCTCCAGCTTATGAGGATGAATTGAAGAAAAAGCACCAGCAGTTTATGAAAGATCTTGCGGAGACGTGTTGGGCCAGTGGCAGCTCAGAGAATTCACAAGTAATCGCTTTAATTAAGGGCCTGCGTTTTGTCCTAGAACAAATACAG GAACTGAAGCAAGAAGTAAGCAAAGCGCGCATCAGAATTTTGGAACCGTTCTTGAACGGACCTGAGGCcttatattttcttggaaaagCTTTCACTAATCGATATGGCCATCCGTCTAACGCGCTGACTGCTTTACCCTCCACTGCAAAATGGCTTTCATCTGTACGCGGAGGTAAAGATGAGGAATGGAACGAACACAAATGTTTACTCTCTGAGTTGACAAGGAGACAAGAGAATTCGTCAAGTTTTCTGCCGACCACTACTCTTCGAACCGGAGGAAgttcattagttaaaatgaACGGAAATCAAGTTGATGTATCTTCAACGTCGAGTGCTACAACCTTTATTG AGACCATTGATCCCCATTTGGAATGCAAAGGAGAGGAGATTGATCTGTTGGTGAGGTTAGGCTTGTTGAAGTTGGTAAACAAGATAGCTGGTTTGACAGAAGGTGAGCTGCCGGAAACTATGAGCCTCAATCTCTTCAGGCTAAGAGGTGTGCAGTCCCAAGTCCAGAAGATTGTTGTGATAGCAACAAG TGTTTTAGTCTTGCGGCAGACTCTTCTGAGTCAGCGAATAGTAACCAGCCAAGCGCAAATGGACACCATACTTTCCAGCAGTGTTAAACAGCTTTCTGAATGTCTCGACTCGGCTGCAGATGCTGGCATCAAAGATATTGTCGAGATGCTCACCCCTGAAGACGACAAATCAGTTGACACTAAGCTTCATCCAATGAAAGAACTAATGGCCAGGATGTTGAGTAAAAGCCTGCAAGAAGATGATGCTGTTTTCACCCGTGTCTCTCGTGCCGTATATCTGGCCTTGAGAGGAATTGTGCTTGGAGGAACTGGAAAACAAGGGAGAGAATTAGCAGAAACGGCGTTACAGAAAGTTGGGGCGTCCCTGCTTGTCGATGAGGTTGTCAAAGCTGCAACGGTGCTGGTGGTCACAGCCAAGGTGTCTGTGATCGTTCACGGCCCTTGGTATGCAAACTTGACGAAAGATTGA